One region of Termitidicoccus mucosus genomic DNA includes:
- a CDS encoding energy transducer TonB, whose product MDSQNCANQSAFRMKTQTPLVLASLLLALICALAGCQTPASPEKNPPPAQNVSVPGEIYSLAETDVKPKVVGRRRPPVYPFKMKRARISGEVILQFMVDSTGTVRDVEVVRSTHRDFEAPAMDAVGEWRFTPAQKDGKPANCRLQVPITFTLNPDYR is encoded by the coding sequence ATGGACAGTCAAAACTGCGCGAACCAGTCTGCCTTTCGCATGAAAACCCAAACCCCGCTTGTCCTCGCGAGCCTGTTGCTCGCCCTCATTTGCGCACTGGCAGGCTGCCAGACGCCCGCATCCCCGGAAAAGAATCCGCCACCCGCCCAAAACGTCTCTGTTCCCGGTGAGATTTACTCTCTAGCAGAGACTGATGTTAAGCCCAAAGTAGTAGGACGCCGTCGTCCTCCAGTTTATCCATTTAAAATGAAACGGGCGCGTATTTCCGGCGAAGTGATACTTCAATTCATGGTAGATTCCACCGGAACCGTCCGCGATGTTGAGGTCGTGCGCTCCACACACCGAGATTTTGAAGCGCCGGCTATGGATGCGGTCGGGGAATGGCGTTTTACTCCCGCCCAAAAAGACGGCAAGCCCGCCAACTGCCGCCTGCAAGTCCCGATTACTTTCACGCTCAACCCCGATTACCGCTAA
- a CDS encoding RNA polymerase sigma factor, with protein sequence MSSSSRESTFSVPPCADMPVEKSQWFRDEVHAHDAKLKSYLRGSFPTVDAEDVAQESYLRIWLASVAQPIKSAKAFLFTVARHLALDTLRHRKKSPMIAVPDLAALNVMDECRDAAEAAATSDEIALLAEALDSLSARCREIIILRKFQHLSQREVAARLGIAEGTVEEQVYRGIRRMEAFFVRRGVIKPWPDKRDNR encoded by the coding sequence ATGAGCTCCTCTTCCCGTGAATCCACATTCAGCGTGCCGCCCTGCGCGGACATGCCGGTGGAAAAATCACAATGGTTCAGGGACGAGGTGCACGCCCATGACGCAAAGCTCAAATCCTACCTGCGCGGCTCGTTTCCCACGGTTGATGCCGAGGACGTCGCCCAGGAATCCTACCTGCGCATCTGGCTGGCAAGCGTGGCGCAGCCGATCAAGTCGGCCAAGGCGTTTTTGTTCACCGTGGCCAGGCACCTCGCGCTCGACACGCTCCGTCACCGGAAAAAATCCCCGATGATTGCCGTGCCGGATTTGGCCGCGTTGAACGTCATGGATGAATGCAGGGATGCCGCCGAGGCTGCCGCCACCAGCGATGAGATCGCGTTGCTGGCGGAGGCACTCGACTCGCTCTCTGCCCGCTGCCGTGAAATCATCATCCTTCGCAAATTCCAGCATCTTTCCCAACGCGAGGTCGCCGCGCGTCTTGGCATCGCCGAGGGCACCGTCGAGGAGCAGGTTTATCGCGGCATCCGACGCATGGAGGCGTTCTTCGTCCGGCGCGGCGTGATCAAGCCGTGGCCGGACAAACGCGACAACCGATGA
- a CDS encoding FecR family protein: protein MSNRADTEAVSAAAARWVARRDAGLSPSETAELGQWLDADARHKAAFEHYARAWSTFDRPGRAGARDAMMRELQTRAKHRRARRVRAVAAVACAVVIFAFAALRPSGSPPPSGVVVMQPECRMLEDGSTVELKPGAVIDVRYDEVARRVVLASGEAHFQVAKGQPRPFVVEAGGMEVRAVGTAFAVQLGAAQVEVLVTEGRVAVEKPPAAPATTDAPALMLADTAGAAVAPSPAATIAPPPAIPALSVMMLGAHERVVVGTAPEASAPVVTPVTSAELNERLAWRIPRLEFSATPLAEAVALINRSSHLPDGSAGVRLVLDPASPGLAAEPVSGFFRADNIEAFVRVLGLSMGIEAEHRDAEIILRRTRR from the coding sequence ATGAGCAATCGCGCCGACACCGAGGCCGTTTCCGCCGCCGCCGCCCGCTGGGTGGCCCGGCGCGACGCCGGGTTGTCCCCGTCGGAGACGGCGGAGCTTGGGCAATGGCTGGACGCGGACGCGCGTCACAAGGCCGCGTTTGAGCACTACGCGCGCGCCTGGTCGACCTTTGACCGGCCAGGACGCGCGGGCGCGCGGGATGCGATGATGCGCGAGCTTCAAACCCGCGCGAAACACCGACGCGCGCGTCGCGTGCGCGCCGTGGCTGCGGTTGCATGCGCCGTCGTGATCTTTGCGTTTGCCGCCTTGCGTCCATCAGGCTCGCCGCCGCCATCGGGCGTGGTGGTGATGCAGCCTGAATGCCGGATGCTTGAGGATGGCTCGACGGTGGAGCTCAAGCCGGGTGCCGTCATTGACGTGCGCTATGACGAGGTGGCGCGCCGCGTGGTGCTGGCGAGTGGCGAAGCGCATTTTCAGGTTGCGAAAGGGCAGCCGCGTCCGTTCGTGGTCGAGGCGGGCGGCATGGAGGTGCGCGCGGTCGGCACGGCGTTTGCCGTGCAACTCGGCGCGGCGCAAGTGGAGGTCTTGGTGACCGAGGGCCGCGTCGCAGTGGAGAAACCGCCGGCGGCGCCCGCGACGACGGACGCGCCCGCGCTGATGTTGGCGGATACAGCCGGCGCGGCTGTCGCGCCGTCCCCGGCTGCAACCATCGCGCCGCCGCCGGCCATTCCCGCTCTCTCCGTGATGATGCTCGGCGCGCACGAACGTGTCGTCGTGGGAACCGCGCCCGAGGCGTCCGCGCCCGTTGTGACGCCGGTCACGTCCGCGGAGCTCAACGAGCGCCTGGCCTGGCGCATCCCGCGACTGGAATTTTCGGCGACGCCGTTGGCGGAGGCCGTCGCGCTGATCAATCGCTCCTCGCATTTGCCGGACGGGAGTGCAGGCGTGCGTTTGGTGCTGGATCCGGCGTCGCCGGGTCTGGCGGCGGAGCCGGTGAGCGGGTTCTTCCGCGCCGACAATATCGAGGCGTTTGTGCGTGTCCTTGGCCTGAGCATGGGCATCGAGGCCGAGCATCGGGACGCCGAGATTATCCTGCGCAGGACGCGGCGGTAG
- a CDS encoding TonB-dependent receptor domain-containing protein gives MAGTGATTKHVFDLPADSVESAVKKLSRLSGVDVLVPTKIVQGVRTKPVKGEYTAREALEIMLADTDLIVEQDAKTDALTVRPKKSAQATAGGIEGAVYNSTNSLPVARARVAIKGTWQETLTDDDGRFLFADIPAGETTLVVSYLGFDPRTAVVTVEAGKTATCDFSLLREGAVKTAAAKDDDTIILEKFTVVADSAMSAQAIAMNEQRHAASISNVLALEELPGQGFENIGDYVRFLPGVSIIDDGESASQLSLGGFPANMSNIQLDGGNVASTGIDDVARAGGRELSLQDVPMLNIERVEITKVPTPDRPASGLGGSMNLVSKGLLGIKKPRLDYTLTMNLATNDDLSFSGESPQAAIPQLRVARKQPSFSLSAVVPVSKRLAFSAGFSKSWKQLPNGVLTETADWNLWEGVRFTRAAEWDGNGWYKEETDAQRAAVHHGDYPITLNTATWQRTAKITSTENVSAGMEVRLSRRDTLALTFQHREVSEEYTTNRIDISYGSANNLDPVYNSNIPAGADPATTTGNRPTYNNAGTLYSQNGATGTFQEGQNAPFNYNLETATDQLTLRYKHRGPLWNLDGQASLSRATRLRSNRGRGYASGYGTGSNADGVGRFHMVGTGINTTDSILPTVTVATKSDGTPVDPYDGDDYFLNLVRMEEYGRYITDTYQGRFDAERVFSRFFSLRTGAAFSREERDNQRELPTWRMKTRSNGHPMASVFTDDPRYVYHYDLIDDSIDSPIGGVPVRWLSPVKVWTLTQEHPEYFTPYSNNAYENYSNRANNSKLMREDIAAGYLRADLRLFGNRLHAVLGARYERTATDGWVGRTDNNAKWMRDENGNRIRDEINGGYLQYPEGDELYRRQYQVRALHLGKSYDGIYPSVNLNYALHPNLIARAAYARTIGRPNVNDIVSGVTIPELDDDRTTAYRISVCNPGLEPWTADSFHLSFDSYLFKGGFGSIGVYRKYVSNFFATRVFDLVDGMEAELLELGITQSDIEALMDAGRDPETGMGRVELSRKENAGDANLTGFEFSYRQDLLFLPRWLQKTQVWLNYTHLKVAGPNAEEFMGFAPDAFSAGVNYFGPRFSLRISCAYQAETKVRRPVRTTTSAETASLMPPDTFDYQAPHTRWSVTAEYSLSRAFTLFANCSDVFADDIITYRRASDTPRYAWNYQRRVAASYVSIGVKGTF, from the coding sequence TTGGCTGGCACAGGCGCGACGACCAAGCACGTCTTCGACCTGCCGGCCGACTCGGTGGAAAGCGCCGTCAAAAAACTCTCCCGCCTGTCCGGCGTGGATGTCCTTGTCCCGACCAAGATCGTCCAAGGCGTGCGCACCAAGCCCGTCAAGGGCGAATACACTGCGCGCGAGGCGCTGGAAATCATGCTTGCGGACACGGACCTCATCGTCGAGCAGGACGCGAAGACTGACGCGCTGACCGTGCGCCCAAAAAAAAGCGCGCAAGCCACCGCCGGCGGCATCGAGGGCGCGGTCTATAATTCCACCAACAGCCTGCCCGTTGCCAGGGCGAGGGTGGCCATCAAGGGCACGTGGCAGGAAACGCTCACCGACGACGACGGGCGTTTTCTGTTCGCGGATATTCCCGCCGGCGAGACCACATTGGTGGTCTCTTATCTGGGCTTTGACCCGCGCACCGCCGTGGTGACCGTGGAGGCGGGAAAAACCGCCACCTGCGATTTCTCGCTCCTCCGCGAGGGCGCGGTGAAAACCGCCGCCGCGAAGGATGACGACACGATCATATTGGAAAAATTCACCGTCGTCGCCGACTCGGCCATGAGCGCGCAGGCCATCGCCATGAACGAACAGCGCCACGCCGCCAGCATCTCCAATGTCCTCGCCCTCGAGGAACTGCCCGGACAGGGCTTCGAGAATATCGGCGACTACGTCCGCTTCTTGCCCGGTGTGTCCATCATCGACGATGGCGAGAGCGCCAGCCAGCTCTCGCTCGGCGGTTTCCCGGCCAACATGTCGAACATCCAGCTCGACGGCGGCAACGTGGCCAGCACCGGCATCGACGACGTGGCGCGCGCCGGCGGGCGCGAGCTTTCCCTCCAAGACGTGCCCATGCTGAACATCGAGCGTGTGGAAATCACCAAGGTACCCACGCCCGACAGGCCCGCCTCCGGCCTCGGCGGCTCCATGAACCTCGTCTCCAAGGGCCTGCTCGGCATCAAAAAGCCCCGCCTCGACTACACGCTCACCATGAACCTCGCCACCAACGACGACCTCTCCTTCTCCGGCGAGAGTCCGCAGGCGGCGATTCCCCAGCTTCGCGTCGCGCGCAAGCAGCCCTCCTTCAGTCTCAGTGCGGTCGTCCCCGTCAGCAAGCGCCTCGCCTTCAGCGCGGGCTTCTCCAAGTCTTGGAAACAACTCCCCAATGGCGTGCTGACGGAAACCGCAGACTGGAACCTCTGGGAAGGCGTTCGTTTCACCAGGGCCGCTGAATGGGACGGGAATGGCTGGTATAAGGAAGAGACCGATGCACAGAGAGCGGCCGTCCACCACGGCGATTATCCCATCACCCTGAACACTGCCACTTGGCAGCGTACCGCGAAAATCACCAGCACGGAAAACGTGTCGGCCGGCATGGAGGTGCGCCTGTCCCGGCGCGACACGCTCGCTCTCACCTTCCAGCATCGCGAGGTCTCCGAGGAGTATACGACTAATCGGATCGATATAAGCTACGGATCAGCCAATAACTTAGACCCGGTTTATAATTCCAATATCCCTGCCGGGGCCGATCCCGCCACGACCACCGGCAATCGCCCGACCTACAACAACGCTGGAACACTCTACAGCCAGAATGGCGCCACCGGAACCTTTCAGGAAGGCCAGAACGCCCCGTTCAACTACAACCTCGAAACCGCCACCGACCAGTTAACCCTCCGCTACAAGCACCGCGGCCCCCTGTGGAACCTCGACGGCCAGGCCTCCTTGTCCCGCGCCACCCGCCTACGCTCCAACCGCGGTCGCGGTTATGCCTCCGGCTACGGCACCGGCAGCAACGCCGACGGCGTCGGTCGCTTCCACATGGTCGGCACCGGCATCAACACCACCGACAGCATCCTGCCTACCGTCACCGTTGCCACCAAGAGCGACGGCACTCCCGTCGATCCCTACGACGGCGACGACTACTTCCTCAACCTCGTCCGCATGGAGGAATACGGACGCTACATCACCGATACCTACCAGGGCCGCTTCGACGCGGAGCGCGTTTTCAGCCGCTTCTTCTCCCTTCGCACCGGCGCCGCCTTCTCCCGCGAGGAGCGCGACAACCAGCGCGAGCTCCCCACTTGGCGTATGAAAACCAGAAGCAATGGCCATCCGATGGCGAGTGTCTTTACCGACGACCCGCGTTATGTCTATCACTACGACCTCATCGATGACTCGATTGATTCGCCCATCGGCGGCGTGCCCGTCCGCTGGCTCAGTCCGGTGAAAGTGTGGACGCTGACCCAGGAGCACCCCGAGTATTTCACCCCCTACTCCAACAACGCTTACGAAAATTACAGCAACCGCGCCAACAACTCGAAGCTAATGCGGGAGGATATCGCTGCCGGCTACCTTCGCGCCGACCTGCGGCTCTTCGGCAACCGCCTCCACGCCGTGCTCGGCGCGCGCTACGAACGCACCGCGACCGACGGCTGGGTCGGCCGCACCGACAACAACGCCAAATGGATGCGCGACGAAAACGGCAACCGCATCAGGGACGAGATCAACGGCGGCTACCTGCAATACCCCGAGGGCGATGAGCTCTACCGGCGCCAGTATCAAGTCCGCGCCCTCCATCTGGGCAAGAGCTACGACGGCATCTATCCCAGCGTGAACCTCAATTACGCCCTCCACCCCAACCTCATCGCCCGCGCCGCCTACGCCCGCACCATCGGACGCCCCAACGTGAACGACATCGTCTCCGGCGTCACCATCCCCGAGCTTGATGACGATCGCACGACTGCCTACCGCATTTCGGTCTGCAATCCGGGCTTGGAGCCGTGGACCGCCGACAGCTTCCACCTCTCGTTCGATTCCTATCTCTTCAAGGGCGGTTTCGGCTCCATTGGCGTTTACCGCAAATATGTCTCCAACTTTTTTGCCACCAGAGTGTTTGATTTGGTTGATGGCATGGAGGCGGAACTCCTCGAGCTGGGCATTACCCAGTCCGACATCGAAGCCCTGATGGATGCGGGAAGGGACCCGGAGACGGGTATGGGCAGGGTTGAGCTTAGCCGCAAGGAAAACGCTGGTGACGCCAACCTCACCGGCTTCGAGTTCAGCTACCGGCAGGATCTGCTCTTCCTGCCCCGGTGGCTGCAAAAAACGCAGGTTTGGTTGAACTACACCCACCTGAAGGTCGCCGGGCCGAACGCGGAGGAGTTCATGGGCTTCGCCCCCGACGCCTTCTCCGCCGGCGTCAATTACTTCGGCCCCCGCTTCTCGTTGCGCATTTCCTGCGCCTACCAAGCCGAGACCAAGGTGCGGCGCCCCGTGCGCACCACCACCAGCGCGGAGACCGCCAGCCTTATGCCGCCGGACACCTTTGATTATCAGGCTCCGCACACCCGCTGGAGCGTGACCGCCGAATACAGCCTCTCGCGGGCCTTCACCCTTTTCGCCAATTGCAGCGACGTGTTCGCGGATGACATCATCACCTACCGCCGCGCCTCCGATACCCCGCGATATGCCTGGAACTACCAGCGCCGCGTCGCCGCCTCCTACGTCTCCATCGGCGTGAAGGGAACTTTTTAA